The DNA region TCGGACAGACATCGTCCGAAAACTGGACATCATCCAGTCCTGTTACCGTGATGCCCTGGTCTACCGGGAGACGGGCAAGGAACGTTCCCTCCTGAACCGGGATCGAATGGACATAATCGAACCCTTGTCCCGCCGGTTCGATGGGAAGCGCCTCCTGGAACACCTACGTACGGTGGGACAGGCGCTTCAGGCCATTGACCGGAACGCCAATAAAGCGTTGACTTTGGAGGCAATGATGTTTAAACTCGTGCATCAGTAGTGGCAGGAGGCATAGTTTTTGAAGGATATCGTAGGGGTAAAGTTTCGCAGAGAAGGAAAGATCTATTGGTTTGCATCCCCTTTTCCCACCCTCAAGAAAGACATCCAGGTCATCGTCGAAACAGAAAGCGGTCTCGCCCTGGGCTCGGTTATAACCGAAGTCAGATCCGTTCCCGATGAGGAAGCACCGCCGGACCTGAAGCCGGTGATTCGGGAATTCACCGAATTGGATCATCCCACCCAGGAGGAAAACCGCAAACTCGAACAAAATGCGAAAACTTACTTCAATGACCGCATTCGAGTTCGTTCCCTGCCCATGAAGCTTATCGATGTGGAGTGTTTTTTCGATAAAAGCAAAATCGTATTTTACTTCACCGCGGACAATCGGGTTGATTTTCGTGACCTCGTCAAGGACCTGGTGCAGAAGTTCCGGATCAAAATTGAACTCCGCCAGATCGGGGCCCGCCAAGAAGCCCGCATGATCAAGGGACTCGGCATCTGCGGGCGGGAGGTCTGTTGCGCGACATTGTTGCACAACCTGGAACGCGTTACGGTCAAGATGGCGAAAGAACAGAATATATCCCTCAATCCGGAAAAAATTTCGGGACTTTGCGGACGCCTGATGTGCTGTCTCGCCTTTGAGTATGACACCTATATCGATATGAAGAAAAACCTGCCCAAACGGGGCAAGATCATCGACACCCCCGAGGGAAAAGGCAAGGTCGTCCGTCAGAATGTGCCTCAGGGTGAAGTGGCTGTCCTACTGGAAGACGGCACCGAGGTCGCCGTAAGCATGAAAAGGAAGTCCAAAACGCGATAATCGCCACTCCCCGGATGCGGAAAGGCCCAGAAACATGGATAAAGTATTTTATGTAACGACACCCATTTATTACGTCAACGCATCTCCTCGCATCGGCCATGCCTACACAACCATCGTTGCCGACGTGATGGCGCGTTATTACCGTATGAACGGCTACAGGACTTTTTTTCTGACGGGCACCGACGAACACGGTGACAAGATCGCCGAAGCGGCACAAAAAGCGGGCATCAGCCCCAAGGCCTATGCCGACGACATCAGCGCCCAGTTCCGCGCACTGTGGCCCGAATTATCCGTAACAAATGACCACTTTATACGAACAACGGATAAAAACCACATCGAGACGGTGACAAGAATCCTTCAGCAGGTCTACGATCAGGGGGACATCTACTTCGGCAGCTATGAAGGGTACTATTGCGTCGGATGCGAACGGTTCTACATGGAAAAGGAACTGGTGGACGGGAAATGCCCCGATCACGAAACGAAACCGGAATTCCGTAAGGAAAGCAACTACTTTTTCCGGATGAACAAATATCAGGCATGGTTGATTCAGTATATCCAGGACCATCCCGACTTCATCCGGCCCGAACGATACCGAAACGAGGCCCTGGCCTTTTTACGGGACCCCCTGGAGGACCTCTGCATTTCCCGGCCCAAAAGCCGCCTCACCTGGGGCATCACCCTCCCTTTCGACGAAAACTACGTCACCTATGTCTGGTTTGACGCTCTGATCAACTACATCACGGGAATCGGCTACCCTGACGGAGCAGACTTCCCTGTTTTCTGGCCCGCGGCCCAGCACCTGATCGCCAAGGACATTCTCAAACCGCACGGTATATACTGGCCCACGATGCTCAAAGCCGCCGGAATCGAACCCTTCAGGCATCTCAATGTTCACGGTTACTGGAATGTCGATCAGAGCAAGATGTCGAAAAGCCTGGGAAATGTGGTAAAGCCTCTGGAACTGAAAGACAAATACGGGCTCGACGCTTTCCGCTATTATCTGCTGCGGGATATGGTCTTCGGTCTTGACTCCAGCTTCAGCGAAGAAAGTTTTGTTCAGCGAACCAACGCCGATCTGGCGAACGATCTCGGGAATCTGGTCAGCCGGGTGATTGCCATGACAGTGAAGTATTTCGACGGCAAGGTGCCCGCCCCCTCTCAGACGGAACCGATCGATCAGGCCCTGATCGAAACGGGCGCACGTGTTGTCCGGGAATCCTCCGCTTTCTTTGAGGACCTGGCCTTCCACAAAAGCCTGATGGCGATCTGGGAATTGATCAGCACCGCCAACAAGTACATCGTCGAACAGGAACCCTGGAGCCTGGCCAGGGATCCGGCACGCCGGGAAAGGCTCGGCACCCTTCTCTATCACCTCCTGGAAGCCCTTCGGACCGTAGCGGTCCTCATCACACCCTACATGCCCAGAACGGCGGACAAGATCCTGGAGCAACTCGGCATCACCGATGCGGGCCGCCGGGATTTCGCCACCCTCACCTCCTGGGGAGGATTAACGGCGGGCACGATCCTGAAACCCGGGGAAACACTCTTCCCGCGGATCGAACTCAAAAAGAAAAGCCCGACTACGCCGCCCCCATCCAAACCGGAAGCGCAGCCCATGAAAGCGGAAATTGACTACGCCGATTTCGAGAAGGTCGATCTCAGGGTCGCCACGATCCTCCAGGCCGAGGCAGTACCGAAGTCAAACAAGCTGCTGAAACTGCTGGTCGATATCGGAGAAAAGCGAACCATCGTGGCGGGCATTGCCAAAGCGTATAAACCGGAGGAATTGGTAGGAAAAAAGGTCGTCGTCGTGGCGAATCTCAAGCCGGCAAAACTCATGGGTGTGGAATCCCGGGGGATGATTCTCGCGACGGATACCACGGACAGCCTCACAATCCTGACCTTTGACCGGGAACCGGAAACGGGCGGCCGTGTCCGCTAGCGACTGACGGAGACTGCGCGACGCAGAACCCTTCATCTCGGGCAGGATCTGTTGTTCCTGAAAATCACGAGGCGTTTCTCCCGTTGGCATGTTTGTGTTATCCCGTTTCGTACGCGTCTCAGCACCTTCCTGTCTTCACCCCGCTTTCTCCATGAAAGCCCGCGTTCACATCCCGTCCGCTCATGTTCTGCAGTGTGGCAATCCTCTGTGCCAGCGGCGGGTGGGAATAGTAAAACCACGCGTAAAACGGGTGGGGATGGAGGTTGGCCAGGTTGTCCTTCGCCAGGCGTTTCATCGCCCGGGCCAGATCCTCCCCCGTACCGATCATGTCCACCGCAAAACGGTCGGCCTCTTGTTCATATTTGCGTGATATCACGGCCATAAATGGCTTGAGAAAAAAGAACAGGGGCTTCACAAGCAGAAAAACGAGGAACAGGCCCGCATAAGGCGCCTGCGGGGGAAAGCCGAAGGTCCGGTATAAAAGGGGCCACTCGAGGAGCAGGAAAGAGCCCCCCAGAATGAACAAGGCAACACATTCCATGGTGACAATCTGCTTCAGGACATGCTTTTTCTTCCAGTGGCCGATCTCATGGCCCAGGATGGACAGAATTTCTCCCCGGTCATGAACTTCCACGAGGGTATCGTAGAGAACGATGCGTTTCGTGCGCCCCAGACCGGTGAAATAGGCGTTGGTGTGGCGGCTTCTTTTGCCGGCGTCCACCTGAAAAACGCCCTTGGCCCGGATACCCGCCTGTTCCGCCAGGGCCATGATCCGGTCCCGGAGTGCTCCATCCTGAACGGGGACATACCTGTTGAAAAGAGGGGCAATCAGCACCGGGTAGAGCCAGGACAGGAGCAGTTGCAAAAGAGAAAAGGCAACCCAGGCCCAGAGCCACCAGGTATTCGGCAATTGACGCAACAAAATGAACAGAACCGTCATGAAAATGACCATCAGGCACACGGAAATCACTGTAGTCTTGAAAAGATCGGCCAACCACAGTCTGACGGTTATGGTGGAAAACCCATACTTCTTTTCGATGACAAAGGTCCGGTAGAAATCGAGGGGGATTTGCAAAACCGTGCCGCCCAAAAGGAGAATGAGCCAGAAAAGATTCCCCCGCAGGACAAAGGCCAAGTCAAGCGACTCGACCTGGGAAACCAGCCAGGAAAAAGATCCCGTCAGGAGCAAGGACAGCACAAGAGCATCGGTGAGGAAATCCTCGACATGGCCGAAACGGGCGAGGGAGACGGTGTAATCCCGCATCCGACCGAGGGTGCCCTGATCGATCTCTCCGGCAAAAACCCCGGGAATCTCCGCGCCATGTCTCGTTAAATACGCGATATTCAGCCTGGACAGAAACCACTTCACGAAGAGCCTGAGGCCCAGTATCATCAGAAAAACCAGCAACAGGACATTCCATTCGATCATTGCCGTCCCCAGAATAGGCTATGAAGACCAATTTCTAAAAAATCAGCGGAAAAAACACTGCCACAAAATACCATACCCCGGAAATTGTTTTGCCTGATCATCCAGCACCTACTGAACCGCTACATCGTATTGTGAGGCGATAGGTGATATTCAAGCACGCATGCTCCCCAAGAATGGCCTGGACAATCCTTTCATCGCCTGATTTATCCGCGGACTGTGGGAAACACCCTCATCACGGGCCGCCCGTTCGGACCGATACCCCGGTGGCTACCGGGGTGCCATCGGGATTAAGCGTACCGCTCAAAGCAGAGGGGGGGATGTTCCAATCAGGTTGGAAGGGTTCAGTACACCGGATTTTACTACGAAGCCAGGACCTGTAAATCCTTGGCCTAAATCCGGGCATTATCGGCTTTCGTGGAGGCCCGATCCGTGAGTTCGGAGCAAGCGCCACCGGCAATCGCCCATAAGTAAAGGCTTGCCGTGGAAGCATAGGGGGAATAAAGCTGTTTGTACCGGGAAAAAAGTCGCGGGGTAATCTTCCGATGACCGTATAACATGCGCAAACCACGGTGAATCCCAAAATCACCCCAGCTCAAAATATCGGGGCGCTGCATGGAAAAAAGCATGATCATCTCCGCCGTCCAGACTCCCACGCCCTTGAGACGAACAAGCGTCTCGCATACCTCTTCTTCGGGCATCGCCGCCAATGCTGGCAGGTCAACACGTCCGTTCAGAATTTGCTCGGCCATATCTTTTATGTAAAGGGCCTTCCTTCCCGATATGCCGAAAGCGCGCAGTTCCTGAACACACAGTTGATTGATCGATTGCGGATCCATCGGACGGATCCCGTTTCGCATCCTGTTCCAGATTGACGTTTGGGCTTTTGTGGATATCTGCTGGCCCACGATCGATTTAACGAGAGCCGCGAATATATCGGAGGTAATTTCACGATTAATCTTGCCGATGCGATCAATCGCCTCCCCTAAAATCGGATCACGTGATTTCAGGTGTTCAATTTCTTTTTCCCCGTAAAAGAAATAATTTCTTTGGAGGTTTGATTTTTCCAGGTCCAGCAGGTACTGCTTGATGGGAAGCCCCCCGGCATAACCGGTTAAGCTGCCGTCATACCCCACGACACGATGGCAGGGGACAACGATCGCGATGGGGTTGCGGTTGTTGGCCATTCCTACCGCTCTGCACGCCTTCGGATTGCCAACCCCGACGGCAATTTCTTTGTAGCTGCGTGTTTCGCCATATGGGATTTCCCGTAAAGCCTGCCATACCGATTGCTGAAATACCGTGCCCTTCAATAAAAGGGGAACGGTAAAATCTTTTCTGCTCCCGCTGAAATATTCGGACAGCTGACGGCCCGTCTCCTTGATCAAGGGCGTCTCCGCATTGTCATATCCGGCCAAGGAACGGTCCTCCCCAGCAAAGCCTATGTGTATAATTGCGTGTTCTTCTTCAACAATCCAGAGTTTTCCGATGGGAAAATCATAATGCCACCTTTTTTTCATCGTATTCTCCTCATATCGTCGGCACAAGCCACATCTTCTTTTCCTTACGCCTCGTAAACCTGAAGCAACGCCTGAAATGATTATTTCGTCCCCTGGAGCATTTTCTCTTTTTCCGCAAGTTTCTTTCTTATTTCCGGAATCGCAGCCAAGGCGGCTTTCTCTCCTTCCATAATGGCAAGGTTTTTCTGATCAAAATCGGTCGCCCCGATTTGACCGACCTTCGGCCGGATGATCACATCGGCCCGGGCCAGTTCCTGTTCCCCCAGTTTTTGTCCCATAATGACGATCGATTGCCCGACCACGCCCAGCGGGCTGCGGCCGGCGCTGCTGTCTTTTGCTTTTCGGGAAATATCCACGGCGATAACCAAGGTTCCACCCAATTCCCGAGCGGCATCCACGGGTACCGGGCTTACGACACCGCCATCGACATATTTTTTGCCCAGTATCTCAGCAGGTTCGAAAACCCCCGGTATGCTACAGGATGCGCGGACGGCCAAGCCGGTATTACCGCGCACGAAATGAATTCTCTGCCCTGTACCCAACTCCGTGGCTACAGCGGCAAACGGCTTTCCCAGTTTTTCGAGAGGCCGCTGGCCAACCAGGCTGTTTACGTAATTCTGAAGTCTCAGTCCTTTCAGCAGACCTCCTGAAAGAAGGCTAAAGTCCCGGATTTTTGACTCATCCAGGTCAAAGGCCTTCTCCTGAAGGGTGAAAGCGTTCATGCCGCTGCAATAGAGGCTCCCGACAATACTGCCGGCACTTGTTCCGGAAACGACATCCGGCGCGAGGCCCTGAGATTCCAGCATTTTTATGACACCGATATGGGCGTATCCCTTGGCGGCACCCCCACCCAGCGCCAGCCCGATTTTTACTCCGGATGCTTGCGGCGGAGAAAGAGTTTTTCCTGGCGTCATTGAGCAGGCAAGCAAAAAACAGCCCAGCAAAACTGATAACAATACCCGGTACTTCATGCATCGACCTCTGAAAGGAATCCTCTGACCGTGGAGCCTGGAAACCGTCTTCCACAGCACCTAAAGCGACCGAAACCGCCATCGCTTGACCCTCGGGATGAGGCTCACTTTACGATCTGATGTATCTTACGTGAAAAGAGGACCGACCGCCAGTTTTTTTACGAATCCAATTGCGGTAGGGGCCCCAGCTCTTTCACAATTTACTATTGACACGCCCGCGCCTTATGTCCTATAGTCTGCGCGCCGAAAAACGGTATCCTAATCAATCACTTAATATTTTTCTCTTTCACCGCCGCGATCTGCATCATAATTTTCGCGGTAAGGAGAGGGGTTGTCATACCGAAGTTTCTTTGCAATGACAGGCAAAAGGAAGCGGGGGAAAGCAGGTTTGAAAACCCTCGGCTGTTTTGAATTTGAACTCTAACAATTGATTAAAAGATTATGAAGCTATTACAAACGACTTACATGGGGTTTACGCTGCGATCACCGATCATTGCCGGAAGTTCGGGCATGACCAAATCACTGAGAAATCTGGAGGAAATCGAAAAAAACGGTGCCGGTGCGGTGGTACTCAAATCACTGTTCGAAGAACAAATCCGGAACGATATAAAGAGAAATATTGCGGATTCTCATGATACGTACGCATATCCGGAGGCTTTTGATTATATCAGCAATTTCACGAAGGCCGGTGTCGTTGACGAGTATCTTACCCTGATCGGAGAGGCTAAAAAATCGATATCCATTCCGGTCATTGCCAGTATCAATTGTGTTTCGGGAACTGACTGGATTGAATATGCGAAAAGA from Deltaproteobacteria bacterium includes:
- a CDS encoding stage 0 sporulation family protein translates to MKDIVGVKFRREGKIYWFASPFPTLKKDIQVIVETESGLALGSVITEVRSVPDEEAPPDLKPVIREFTELDHPTQEENRKLEQNAKTYFNDRIRVRSLPMKLIDVECFFDKSKIVFYFTADNRVDFRDLVKDLVQKFRIKIELRQIGARQEARMIKGLGICGREVCCATLLHNLERVTVKMAKEQNISLNPEKISGLCGRLMCCLAFEYDTYIDMKKNLPKRGKIIDTPEGKGKVVRQNVPQGEVAVLLEDGTEVAVSMKRKSKTR
- the metG gene encoding methionine--tRNA ligase, yielding MDKVFYVTTPIYYVNASPRIGHAYTTIVADVMARYYRMNGYRTFFLTGTDEHGDKIAEAAQKAGISPKAYADDISAQFRALWPELSVTNDHFIRTTDKNHIETVTRILQQVYDQGDIYFGSYEGYYCVGCERFYMEKELVDGKCPDHETKPEFRKESNYFFRMNKYQAWLIQYIQDHPDFIRPERYRNEALAFLRDPLEDLCISRPKSRLTWGITLPFDENYVTYVWFDALINYITGIGYPDGADFPVFWPAAQHLIAKDILKPHGIYWPTMLKAAGIEPFRHLNVHGYWNVDQSKMSKSLGNVVKPLELKDKYGLDAFRYYLLRDMVFGLDSSFSEESFVQRTNADLANDLGNLVSRVIAMTVKYFDGKVPAPSQTEPIDQALIETGARVVRESSAFFEDLAFHKSLMAIWELISTANKYIVEQEPWSLARDPARRERLGTLLYHLLEALRTVAVLITPYMPRTADKILEQLGITDAGRRDFATLTSWGGLTAGTILKPGETLFPRIELKKKSPTTPPPSKPEAQPMKAEIDYADFEKVDLRVATILQAEAVPKSNKLLKLLVDIGEKRTIVAGIAKAYKPEELVGKKVVVVANLKPAKLMGVESRGMILATDTTDSLTILTFDREPETGGRVR
- a CDS encoding M48 family metallopeptidase, with protein sequence MIEWNVLLLVFLMILGLRLFVKWFLSRLNIAYLTRHGAEIPGVFAGEIDQGTLGRMRDYTVSLARFGHVEDFLTDALVLSLLLTGSFSWLVSQVESLDLAFVLRGNLFWLILLLGGTVLQIPLDFYRTFVIEKKYGFSTITVRLWLADLFKTTVISVCLMVIFMTVLFILLRQLPNTWWLWAWVAFSLLQLLLSWLYPVLIAPLFNRYVPVQDGALRDRIMALAEQAGIRAKGVFQVDAGKRSRHTNAYFTGLGRTKRIVLYDTLVEVHDRGEILSILGHEIGHWKKKHVLKQIVTMECVALFILGGSFLLLEWPLLYRTFGFPPQAPYAGLFLVFLLVKPLFFFLKPFMAVISRKYEQEADRFAVDMIGTGEDLARAMKRLAKDNLANLHPHPFYAWFYYSHPPLAQRIATLQNMSGRDVNAGFHGESGVKTGRC
- a CDS encoding methylated-DNA--[protein]-cysteine S-methyltransferase, whose amino-acid sequence is MKKRWHYDFPIGKLWIVEEEHAIIHIGFAGEDRSLAGYDNAETPLIKETGRQLSEYFSGSRKDFTVPLLLKGTVFQQSVWQALREIPYGETRSYKEIAVGVGNPKACRAVGMANNRNPIAIVVPCHRVVGYDGSLTGYAGGLPIKQYLLDLEKSNLQRNYFFYGEKEIEHLKSRDPILGEAIDRIGKINREITSDIFAALVKSIVGQQISTKAQTSIWNRMRNGIRPMDPQSINQLCVQELRAFGISGRKALYIKDMAEQILNGRVDLPALAAMPEEEVCETLVRLKGVGVWTAEMIMLFSMQRPDILSWGDFGIHRGLRMLYGHRKITPRLFSRYKQLYSPYASTASLYLWAIAGGACSELTDRASTKADNARI
- a CDS encoding patatin-like phospholipase family protein: MKYRVLLSVLLGCFLLACSMTPGKTLSPPQASGVKIGLALGGGAAKGYAHIGVIKMLESQGLAPDVVSGTSAGSIVGSLYCSGMNAFTLQEKAFDLDESKIRDFSLLSGGLLKGLRLQNYVNSLVGQRPLEKLGKPFAAVATELGTGQRIHFVRGNTGLAVRASCSIPGVFEPAEILGKKYVDGGVVSPVPVDAARELGGTLVIAVDISRKAKDSSAGRSPLGVVGQSIVIMGQKLGEQELARADVIIRPKVGQIGATDFDQKNLAIMEGEKAALAAIPEIRKKLAEKEKMLQGTK